Proteins from one Natrinema salinisoli genomic window:
- a CDS encoding acyl-CoA carboxylase subunit beta → MRVRITAGADDDEAAAIGAALADHVGETVEVYLGDETDPAVVHDVEQESGRTAGGESSAGGGEEAGESGVADLGPTERERRLRDEIADILEGGPKKYRDQLSEDGKLFVRDRLDLWFSGEDSELHFEDGKFAAFDDWHPDGANTDEDDDDRLPADGLITAAATFEGRDVHVMANDYTVKRGSMAAKGVEKFLRMQQRALKTGNPVFYLMDSSGGRIDQQTGFFANREGIGKYYYNHSMLSGRVPQICVLYGPSIAGAAYTPVFADFTIMVEGMSAMAIASPRMVQMVTGEEISLDELGGPAVHMQESGSADLIASDEEHARELVAQLITYLPDNADEDPPKREPKSPAKSPEGIDAIVPQEPNKGYDMTDVIDRIVDAGSYFELRPDYGPEILTAYARIDGRPVGIVANQPAHRAGAIFPDAAEKAAEFIWKSDAFNIPLLYLCDTPGFMAGSQVEKDGILEQGKKMIYATSSATVPKQTVVVRKAYGAGIYAMGGPAYDPESVIGLPSGEIAIMGPEAAINAVYARKLSEIDDPDERKRMERELREEYREDIDVHRMASEVVIDEIVPPSTLREELAARFDFYADLEKSLPDKKHGTIL, encoded by the coding sequence ATGCGCGTTCGTATTACGGCTGGTGCCGACGACGACGAAGCGGCGGCGATCGGAGCCGCACTCGCCGACCACGTCGGCGAGACGGTAGAGGTGTATCTCGGCGACGAGACGGACCCGGCGGTCGTTCACGACGTCGAGCAGGAATCCGGTAGAACGGCCGGCGGAGAATCGTCCGCAGGCGGCGGGGAGGAGGCCGGCGAGTCCGGCGTCGCCGACCTCGGACCGACGGAGCGCGAGCGACGACTGCGGGACGAGATCGCTGACATCCTCGAGGGCGGCCCGAAAAAGTACAGAGACCAGCTCTCGGAGGACGGAAAGCTGTTCGTCCGGGATCGACTCGATCTGTGGTTTTCCGGCGAGGACAGCGAGTTGCACTTCGAGGACGGAAAGTTCGCCGCGTTCGACGATTGGCATCCCGACGGTGCGAATACCGACGAGGACGATGACGACCGACTGCCGGCGGACGGACTCATCACGGCGGCGGCCACCTTCGAGGGGCGAGACGTCCACGTCATGGCCAACGACTACACGGTCAAGCGAGGCAGCATGGCCGCCAAGGGCGTCGAGAAGTTCCTCCGGATGCAACAGCGCGCGCTCAAGACGGGGAACCCGGTGTTCTACCTGATGGACTCCTCGGGCGGCCGCATCGACCAGCAGACCGGATTCTTCGCCAACCGGGAGGGCATCGGCAAGTACTACTACAATCACTCGATGCTCTCGGGGCGGGTGCCCCAGATTTGCGTCCTCTACGGGCCTTCCATCGCCGGCGCGGCCTACACGCCGGTCTTCGCGGACTTCACGATCATGGTCGAGGGGATGTCGGCGATGGCGATCGCCTCGCCGCGGATGGTCCAGATGGTTACCGGCGAGGAGATCAGTCTCGATGAACTCGGCGGACCGGCGGTCCACATGCAGGAGTCGGGCTCGGCCGACCTGATCGCGTCCGACGAGGAACACGCCCGCGAGCTCGTCGCCCAGCTGATCACCTACCTCCCCGACAACGCCGACGAGGACCCGCCGAAACGGGAGCCGAAGTCGCCCGCGAAGTCTCCGGAGGGTATCGACGCCATCGTCCCACAGGAGCCGAACAAGGGGTACGACATGACCGACGTGATCGATCGAATCGTCGACGCGGGGTCGTACTTCGAGTTACGTCCCGATTACGGCCCGGAGATACTCACCGCGTACGCCCGGATCGACGGCCGTCCGGTCGGCATCGTCGCCAACCAGCCCGCCCATCGCGCCGGTGCGATCTTCCCGGACGCGGCCGAGAAGGCCGCGGAGTTCATCTGGAAATCGGACGCGTTCAACATCCCCTTACTCTACCTCTGTGACACGCCCGGCTTCATGGCCGGCTCCCAGGTCGAGAAAGACGGCATCTTAGAGCAAGGAAAGAAGATGATCTACGCGACCTCCTCGGCGACGGTCCCCAAACAGACCGTCGTCGTCCGCAAGGCCTACGGCGCGGGCATCTACGCGATGGGCGGCCCCGCCTACGACCCCGAGAGCGTCATCGGGCTTCCGTCGGGCGAGATCGCGATCATGGGGCCCGAAGCGGCGATCAACGCCGTCTACGCGCGCAAGCTCTCCGAGATCGACGATCCCGACGAACGCAAACGAATGGAACGGGAGCTCCGGGAGGAGTACCGCGAGGACATCGACGTCCACCGAATGGCCAGCGAGGTCGTCATCGACGAGATCGTCCCACCGAGCACGCTGCGCGAGGAGTTAGCCGCCCGCTTCGACTTCTACGCCGACCTCGAGAAGTCCCTCCCGGACAAGAAACACGGGACGATACTCTGA